In Primulina eburnea isolate SZY01 chromosome 5, ASM2296580v1, whole genome shotgun sequence, a single window of DNA contains:
- the LOC140832100 gene encoding protein P21-like — MIHQKIAVLIFFPLLFLQTHAIIFNIRNNCSYTVWAASLPGGGRRLDSGQTWTLGFPKGPGRAKIWARTNCTFDARGRGSCLTGDCNGLLQCQTYGSPPATLAEYGLNSFAYKDYYDISVLQGFNVPIEFQPTSNGCTRPLRCTADITGQCPNVLKTPGGCHNPCTVYKTTEYCCHSGPCRPTDLSRFFKLRCRDAFTYPEDDPTSTFTCPAGTSYRVVFCP; from the coding sequence ATGATTCACCAAAAGATTGCTGTCCTAATCTTCTTCCCACTTCTCTTCCTCCAAACCCATGCAATAATCTTCAATATCCGCAACAACTGCTCCTATACCGTCTGGGCCGCCTCCCTCCCAGGTGGAGGCCGCCGCCTCGACAGCGGTCAGACGTGGACGCTCGGCTTCCCCAAAGGGCCCGGACGCGCCAAAATATGGGCCCGAACAAACTGCACCTTCGACGCAAGGGGCCGAGGCAGCTGCCTCACCGGAGACTGCAACGGCCTGCTCCAATGCCAGACGTACGGGTCACCGCCCGCGACCCTCGCAGAATACGGGCTCAACAGCTTCGCGTACAAAGACTACTACGACATCTCCGTTTTACAAGGATTCAACGTGCCGATTGAGTTCCAGCCCACCTCGAACGGGTGCACCCGACCCTTGAGATGCACGGCGGACATCACGGGGCAGTGCCCGAATGTACTCAAGACTCCCGGGGGATGCCACAACCCGTGTACGGTGTACAAAACGACGGAGTATTGCTGCCACTCGGGACCGTGCAGGCCGACGGATTTGTCCAGGTTTTTCAAGTTGAGGTGCCGCGATGCTTTCACGTATCCGGAGGATGACCCCACCAGCACCTTCACATGCCCCGCCGGGACGAGTTATCGGGTTGTATTCTGCCCGTAG